The Corallococcus soli genome includes a window with the following:
- a CDS encoding fumarylacetoacetate hydrolase family protein yields the protein MTARYCRFQVDGRASHGRVDGTEVVVLTAAPWAGGKETGLRRSLKGLTLLVPSDASKVVCIGQNYRKHAEEMGKPVPTEPLIFTKPSTALNGPGSPIRIPKASQEVHHEAELALLIGERVKNADEATAARAIWGLTAFNDVTARDIQRKETQHTRAKGYDTFACAGPWAVTGLSPADLRVVCRVNGQVRQDGRTSDMVFSPARLVSFISHIMTLLPGDLVSTGTPSGVGVLVAGDTVEVELEGIGTLVNPVEMEP from the coding sequence ATGACCGCCCGCTACTGCCGCTTCCAGGTCGATGGCCGCGCCAGCCACGGCCGCGTCGACGGCACCGAGGTGGTGGTGCTCACCGCCGCGCCGTGGGCCGGGGGCAAGGAGACGGGGCTGCGCCGGTCGCTCAAGGGCCTGACGCTGCTGGTGCCGTCGGACGCGTCCAAGGTGGTCTGCATCGGGCAGAACTACCGCAAGCACGCGGAGGAGATGGGCAAGCCCGTCCCCACCGAACCGCTCATCTTCACCAAGCCCTCCACCGCGCTCAACGGCCCGGGCTCGCCCATTCGCATCCCGAAGGCGAGCCAGGAGGTGCACCACGAGGCGGAGCTGGCGCTGCTCATCGGCGAGCGCGTGAAGAACGCCGACGAGGCCACCGCCGCGCGCGCCATCTGGGGCCTCACCGCCTTCAACGACGTCACCGCGCGCGACATCCAGCGCAAGGAGACCCAGCACACCCGCGCCAAGGGCTACGACACCTTCGCCTGCGCGGGCCCGTGGGCCGTGACGGGCCTGTCCCCCGCGGACCTGCGGGTGGTGTGCCGGGTGAACGGACAGGTGCGTCAGGATGGCCGCACGTCCGACATGGTGTTCAGTCCCGCCCGCCTGGTGTCCTTCATCTCCCACATCATGACGCTGCTGCCGGGCGACCTGGTGAGCACGGGCACCCCCTCCGGGGTGGGCGTGCTGGTGGCGGGGGACACGGTGGAGGTGGAGCTGGAGGGAATCGGAACCCTGGTGAACCCGGTTGAGATGGAGCCTTGA
- the dapB gene encoding 4-hydroxy-tetrahydrodipicolinate reductase, with translation MIRTVITGSTGRMGSTLLRLARDAKDLQVVGATVRPGSAAAGQDAGLAARLGSALDVLLMDDLDRTLALSKADVVVDFTGPQASLAHARTCAERGVPLVMGSTGFSPEDDAELRECSRRVPIVAAPNMSVGVNLVIRMAAELARVLGPSFDVEVLEAHHRMKKDAPSGTALKLAEVLAESLGRTRDDLTFVRDGQTGPRSPGEIGVQALRGGDVVGEHTVYFFGEGERIELTHRATNRDQFALGALRAARWVAGRAPGLYDMADVLGLQGKT, from the coding sequence ATGATCCGCACCGTCATCACCGGCAGCACCGGCCGCATGGGCAGCACGCTGCTTCGCCTGGCGCGGGATGCGAAGGACCTCCAGGTGGTGGGCGCCACGGTGCGGCCGGGCAGCGCCGCGGCGGGGCAGGACGCGGGGCTCGCGGCCCGGCTGGGCTCGGCGCTGGACGTGCTGCTGATGGACGACCTGGACCGCACGCTGGCGCTGTCGAAGGCGGACGTCGTGGTGGACTTCACGGGCCCCCAGGCCAGCCTCGCCCATGCGAGGACGTGCGCCGAGCGCGGCGTGCCGCTGGTGATGGGCTCCACGGGCTTCTCGCCGGAGGACGACGCCGAGCTGCGCGAGTGCTCGCGGCGGGTGCCCATCGTCGCGGCGCCCAACATGTCCGTGGGCGTGAACCTGGTCATCCGCATGGCCGCGGAGCTGGCGCGCGTGCTGGGGCCCTCGTTCGACGTGGAGGTGCTGGAGGCGCACCACCGCATGAAGAAGGACGCGCCCAGCGGCACCGCGCTCAAGCTGGCGGAGGTGCTCGCGGAGAGCCTGGGGCGCACGCGCGACGACCTCACGTTCGTGCGCGACGGGCAGACGGGGCCCCGTTCGCCGGGTGAGATTGGCGTGCAGGCGCTGCGCGGCGGGGACGTGGTGGGCGAGCACACCGTGTACTTCTTCGGCGAGGGCGAGCGCATCGAGCTCACCCACCGGGCGACGAATCGTGATCAGTTCGCCCTGGGGGCGCTCAGGGCCGCGCGTTGGGTGGCGGGCCGTGCGCCGGGGCTCTATGACATGGCCGACGTGCTCGGCCTCCAGGGGAAGACATGA
- the folK gene encoding 2-amino-4-hydroxy-6-hydroxymethyldihydropteridine diphosphokinase — MSATVYVGLGSNEGDREAHLVAALSAMSRIDAAAVLGCSSLYDSAPVGPAQPRFLNAVVALECDLSPQRLLCILQRIEQDLGRRRLQHWGPRTIDLDILLWDEEERSVVADANLQVPHLELHKRRFALEPLSELAPHARHPVLGVTVRELLSKLAPQDVRKREALCWPDMGARFPVHEL; from the coding sequence TTGAGTGCGACCGTCTATGTAGGTCTGGGTTCCAACGAGGGCGACCGCGAGGCCCACCTCGTGGCCGCCCTCTCCGCGATGTCCCGCATCGACGCGGCGGCCGTGCTGGGCTGCTCGTCGCTGTACGACAGCGCCCCGGTGGGCCCCGCGCAGCCGCGCTTCCTCAACGCCGTGGTGGCGCTGGAGTGCGACCTGTCGCCGCAGCGCCTGCTGTGCATCCTGCAGCGCATTGAACAGGACCTGGGCCGCCGCCGCCTCCAGCACTGGGGGCCGCGCACCATCGACCTGGACATCCTCCTGTGGGACGAGGAGGAGCGCTCCGTCGTCGCGGACGCCAACCTCCAGGTGCCCCACCTGGAATTGCACAAGCGCCGCTTCGCGCTGGAACCCCTGTCGGAGCTGGCCCCGCATGCCCGGCACCCCGTCCTGGGCGTGACGGTGCGGGAGCTGCTCTCGAAGCTCGCCCCCCAGGACGTCCGCAAGCGCGAGGCCCTCTGCTGGCCCGACATGGGCGCCCGTTTCCCCGTGCACGAACTATGA